A genomic segment from Thiomicrorhabdus aquaedulcis encodes:
- the ubiA gene encoding 4-hydroxybenzoate octaprenyltransferase yields the protein MSTLTAYLSLTRINRPVGIYLVLWPALWALWLASAGTPDGYLLLVFILGAVLMRSAGCVINDYADRNFDGHVARTCCRPLASGLISPKAALVFFGALCALAFALVLTLNSLTIILSFGALFLAALYPFTKRHTHWPQAFLGLAFAWAVPMAFAAVLNTLPLSVWPLFLATVLWSLIYDTAYAVGDQEDDRKIGVKSTAILFGEHLVLWMAFFQLLMLACLVWTGLLFNLHAPYYLGLVLAALWFGWDLLRLANTHTPQTIQTSSNDRHSVAFKVFVQNHWVGVIVLMGIIADYALYSA from the coding sequence GTGAGTACTTTAACGGCCTATCTTTCTCTTACCCGCATTAATCGTCCAGTGGGTATTTATTTGGTATTGTGGCCAGCCTTATGGGCGTTGTGGTTAGCGTCGGCGGGGACTCCGGACGGTTATTTGTTACTGGTATTTATTTTGGGTGCGGTGTTAATGCGTTCGGCAGGGTGCGTGATTAACGACTACGCCGACCGAAACTTTGATGGACATGTGGCGCGCACTTGTTGTCGACCTTTGGCCTCTGGGTTGATTTCACCTAAGGCGGCTTTGGTGTTTTTTGGGGCTTTGTGCGCCTTGGCGTTTGCTTTGGTGTTAACCTTAAACTCATTAACCATTATACTGTCTTTTGGTGCTTTATTTTTAGCCGCACTTTATCCATTTACTAAGCGTCATACACATTGGCCACAAGCTTTCCTGGGTTTGGCGTTTGCTTGGGCGGTGCCCATGGCGTTTGCAGCGGTATTAAACACCTTGCCTTTAAGCGTTTGGCCGTTATTTTTAGCAACGGTGCTGTGGTCGCTTATTTACGATACCGCCTACGCTGTGGGAGACCAAGAAGACGACCGTAAAATTGGCGTTAAATCGACTGCGATTTTGTTTGGTGAACATTTAGTGCTATGGATGGCGTTTTTTCAACTGCTTATGCTGGCCTGTTTGGTTTGGACAGGGTTGCTGTTTAATTTGCACGCGCCGTACTATCTAGGTTTGGTATTGGCCGCATTGTGGTTTGGGTGGGATTTGCTGCGTTTAGCCAATACGCATACTCCACAAACGATACAAACATCTTCTAACGATAGGCATTCTGTTGCGTTTAAGGTGTTTGTACAAAATCATTGGGTTGGGGTTATTGTTTTAATGGGCATCATTGCCGATTATGCCCTTTACAGCGCCTAA
- the glmU gene encoding bifunctional UDP-N-acetylglucosamine diphosphorylase/glucosamine-1-phosphate N-acetyltransferase GlmU produces MSLKVVILAAGKGTRMKSNLPKVLQPLAGKPLLQHVIDTAQHLHSDNIVAVVGHGAELVKTHVTGLNLEFVLQEQQLGTGHAVQQVQSHFEDDDTVLILYGDVPLTKLTTLTRLLNLVEEQYPLALLTITLNDSNGYGRIIRDNQGEVLAIVEQKDANPEQCCIKEVNTGILAAKGYWLKRWIDQLTNQNSQGEYYLTDVIALAVREGFKIATTHPETELEVLGVNDKLQLHTLEREYQRLLVNDLMLNGVTILDAHRVDIRGQVTAGRDVEVDVNVVFEGQISLGDNVRIGANCYLKDVTILANTVIHPFSHLESCQIGEECIIGPYARLRPGTQLANQVKIGNFVETKKAVIGKDSKVNHLSYIGDTVMGTGVNIGAGTITCNYDGVNKHVTHIGNNVFVGSDTQLIAPVNIGHDATIGAGSTITKDVPSGELTLSRSKQLTLQGWKKPVKKSHKLR; encoded by the coding sequence ATGTCATTAAAAGTGGTTATTCTTGCGGCCGGTAAGGGTACGCGTATGAAGTCTAATTTGCCAAAAGTGTTGCAGCCACTGGCTGGAAAGCCGTTGTTGCAACATGTTATTGATACCGCACAGCACTTGCACAGTGACAACATTGTGGCGGTTGTTGGGCATGGGGCAGAGTTGGTGAAAACCCATGTAACGGGTCTTAATTTAGAGTTTGTATTACAAGAGCAGCAATTGGGAACGGGGCATGCTGTTCAGCAGGTTCAGTCGCATTTTGAAGACGACGATACGGTTCTTATTTTGTATGGCGATGTACCGCTTACAAAATTAACTACTTTAACGCGATTACTGAATTTGGTAGAAGAGCAATATCCTTTGGCCTTGCTGACCATTACTTTGAATGATTCAAATGGTTATGGTCGTATTATTCGCGATAATCAGGGTGAGGTTTTGGCGATTGTTGAACAAAAGGATGCCAATCCAGAACAATGTTGTATTAAAGAGGTCAACACGGGCATTTTAGCGGCAAAAGGTTATTGGTTAAAACGTTGGATAGACCAGTTAACTAACCAAAATTCTCAAGGTGAGTATTATCTAACCGATGTGATTGCGTTGGCAGTACGTGAAGGATTTAAAATTGCCACAACACATCCAGAGACCGAGTTAGAAGTTTTAGGGGTTAATGATAAGTTGCAGTTACACACTTTAGAGCGCGAATATCAACGTTTATTAGTAAACGATTTGATGCTTAATGGTGTCACGATACTGGACGCTCATCGTGTGGATATACGTGGACAGGTAACGGCAGGTCGTGATGTTGAAGTGGACGTGAATGTTGTATTTGAAGGGCAGATAAGTTTGGGTGACAATGTTCGTATTGGTGCGAACTGTTATTTAAAAGATGTGACTATTTTAGCCAACACGGTGATTCATCCTTTCAGTCATTTAGAGTCCTGTCAGATAGGTGAAGAATGCATTATAGGGCCTTATGCGCGCCTGCGTCCGGGAACACAATTGGCTAATCAAGTTAAGATTGGTAATTTTGTTGAAACCAAGAAGGCTGTTATTGGTAAAGATTCCAAAGTTAATCATCTAAGTTACATTGGTGATACGGTGATGGGAACGGGTGTAAACATTGGTGCTGGCACTATTACCTGCAATTACGATGGTGTAAATAAACACGTCACGCACATTGGTAATAATGTGTTTGTGGGTTCAGACACGCAATTAATTGCGCCTGTCAACATTGGTCATGACGCCACTATTGGAGCGGGTTCAACCATTACTAAAGACGTGCCTTCGGGCGAATTGACCTTATCGCGTTCCAAGCAGCTCACGTTACAAGGCTGGAAAAAGCCAGTTAAAAAGTCACACAAACTGCGTTGA
- a CDS encoding F0F1 ATP synthase subunit epsilon, with translation MAVSMQVDIVSAEGEIFSGKAEMIFAQAADGEVGIMPHHTQFLSQLKPGTVRIVSGDEEDHFFISGGIIEIQPSMVTVLADSAIRAGDLDEAKAVAAKQRAEEAMTTAKSETDIARAQIELAEAVAQIQSITKLRDRLHKTGLA, from the coding sequence ATGGCAGTCTCAATGCAAGTAGATATTGTTAGTGCAGAAGGAGAGATTTTCTCTGGTAAAGCGGAGATGATCTTTGCACAGGCTGCCGATGGTGAGGTAGGTATTATGCCTCATCATACCCAGTTTTTAAGCCAGTTAAAGCCTGGTACAGTGCGTATTGTCAGCGGTGATGAAGAAGATCATTTTTTCATCAGCGGTGGCATCATTGAAATTCAGCCTAGTATGGTCACCGTTCTTGCGGACTCGGCCATTCGTGCGGGTGATTTAGATGAAGCTAAAGCCGTCGCGGCTAAGCAGCGTGCTGAGGAGGCAATGACCACTGCTAAGTCTGAAACAGATATCGCCAGAGCTCAAATTGAGTTAGCAGAGGCTGTTGCACAAATTCAATCGATTACCAAATTACGTGATCGTTTGCATAAGACTGGGTTGGCTTAA
- the atpD gene encoding F0F1 ATP synthase subunit beta, whose amino-acid sequence MMSGKIVQVIGAVIDVEFKGAGLPKIYDALIVDELGLTLEVQQQIGDNQVRAIAMGSSDGLKRGMAVSNTGSAIMVPVGKATLGRIFDVLGNAIDNAGPVETTERMKIHRAAPAFDELAASQELLETGVKVIDLICPFAKGGKVGLFGGAGVGKTVNMMELIRNIAMEHSGYSVFAGVGERTREGNDFYYEMEESGVLDKVALVYGQMNEPPGNRLRVALTGLTMAEYFRDEGRDILFFVDNIYRYTLAGTEVSALLGRMPSAVGYQPTLSQEMGQVQERITSTKTGSITSIQAVYVPADDLTDPAPATTFAHLDATVVLNRAIAETGIYPAIDPLDSTSRQLDPLVVGQEHYDVARGVQKTLQRYKELKDIIAILGMDELSEEDRSLVARARKMQRFFSQPYFVAKVFTGEDGRYVPLKETIRGFKMIISGEMDDVAEQAFMYAGTIDEVLENAKKYKG is encoded by the coding sequence ATTATGAGTGGAAAAATAGTACAAGTAATCGGCGCTGTAATCGACGTCGAGTTTAAAGGTGCTGGTTTACCAAAGATCTATGACGCGTTAATTGTTGATGAGCTAGGGTTAACTTTAGAAGTTCAGCAACAAATCGGTGATAACCAAGTTCGCGCAATTGCGATGGGTTCATCAGACGGTTTAAAGCGTGGCATGGCTGTCAGCAACACTGGTTCGGCTATTATGGTTCCAGTGGGTAAAGCAACATTAGGACGTATCTTCGATGTTCTTGGAAATGCAATTGATAATGCAGGTCCAGTAGAAACCACCGAAAGAATGAAAATTCACCGTGCAGCTCCTGCATTTGATGAATTAGCAGCGTCGCAAGAATTGCTAGAAACAGGTGTTAAAGTCATCGATCTAATTTGCCCATTCGCTAAGGGTGGTAAAGTTGGTTTGTTTGGTGGTGCCGGTGTTGGTAAAACCGTTAACATGATGGAATTAATTCGTAATATCGCGATGGAACACTCTGGTTACTCGGTTTTTGCCGGTGTAGGTGAGCGTACTCGTGAAGGTAACGATTTCTATTATGAAATGGAAGAGTCAGGCGTTTTAGACAAGGTTGCTCTTGTTTACGGACAAATGAATGAGCCACCAGGTAACCGTTTACGCGTTGCTTTGACTGGTTTGACCATGGCTGAGTATTTCCGTGACGAAGGTCGTGACATTTTGTTCTTCGTAGACAACATCTACCGTTACACTTTAGCAGGTACTGAAGTATCTGCATTGTTAGGTCGTATGCCGTCTGCTGTAGGGTATCAGCCTACTCTTTCACAAGAGATGGGTCAGGTACAAGAGCGTATCACGTCTACTAAGACTGGTTCTATTACGTCAATCCAAGCGGTATACGTACCTGCCGATGACTTAACAGACCCTGCGCCTGCTACTACATTTGCTCACTTGGACGCGACTGTTGTATTGAACCGTGCGATTGCTGAAACAGGGATTTACCCTGCGATTGATCCATTGGATTCTACTTCACGTCAGCTTGACCCATTAGTGGTTGGTCAAGAGCATTATGATGTAGCACGCGGAGTTCAAAAAACACTTCAGCGTTATAAAGAGTTAAAAGATATCATCGCCATTCTTGGTATGGATGAATTATCTGAAGAAGACCGTTCATTAGTAGCTCGCGCTCGTAAAATGCAACGTTTCTTCTCTCAACCTTATTTCGTTGCCAAAGTATTCACAGGTGAAGATGGACGTTATGTGCCATTAAAAGAAACCATCCGTGGTTTTAAAATGATCATCTCTGGTGAAATGGACGATGTGGCCGAGCAAGCATTTATGTACGCTGGTACCATTGACGAAGTGTTAGAGAACGCGAAAAAATATAAAGGGTAA
- the atpG gene encoding F0F1 ATP synthase subunit gamma, translated as MAGGSKEIRAKIGSVTNTKKITKAMEMVAASKMRRAQARMEATKPYVEKVKRVIGHVSGAHPEYKHPYTQVRAKVKRVALIVISSDRGLCGGLNSNLFRKTLPCLKAWREQGVEVELALVGNKAQSFFRSYGGNVVATVADLGDTPHVEDLIGVIKVVLDKFDAHEVDEVHLASNGFVNTMTQSPTIQQLVPLQSVDKTDNTHWDYLYEPDAKTALDLLMRRYVESTVYGAVVENAACEQGARMVAMKNATDNAGEMISELKLSYNKARQAAITAELSEIVSGSSAV; from the coding sequence ATGGCAGGCGGTAGCAAAGAAATACGAGCCAAAATTGGTTCCGTAACAAATACCAAGAAAATCACCAAAGCCATGGAAATGGTGGCAGCTTCTAAAATGCGTAGAGCGCAAGCTCGCATGGAAGCTACTAAACCATACGTCGAAAAAGTTAAGCGGGTCATTGGCCACGTTTCTGGCGCACATCCTGAGTATAAGCATCCTTATACTCAAGTTCGTGCCAAGGTTAAACGTGTTGCCTTAATTGTGATCTCTTCTGATCGAGGCTTATGTGGTGGTTTAAACTCAAACTTATTCCGCAAAACTTTACCTTGCCTAAAGGCATGGAGAGAACAGGGTGTTGAGGTTGAGCTTGCTTTGGTTGGTAATAAGGCGCAGTCTTTCTTCCGTAGTTACGGTGGAAATGTGGTTGCCACGGTTGCTGACTTAGGTGATACACCTCATGTTGAGGACCTAATTGGTGTTATTAAAGTTGTTTTAGACAAGTTTGATGCACACGAAGTAGATGAGGTTCATTTGGCCTCTAACGGTTTTGTTAATACTATGACGCAAAGCCCTACTATTCAACAATTAGTACCTCTACAATCTGTTGATAAAACAGATAACACGCACTGGGATTATCTGTATGAACCTGATGCTAAAACAGCGTTGGATTTGTTAATGCGTCGTTATGTTGAAAGCACTGTTTATGGTGCCGTCGTTGAAAATGCGGCTTGCGAGCAAGGTGCTCGTATGGTGGCAATGAAAAACGCAACAGACAATGCTGGTGAAATGATTAGCGAGCTGAAACTTTCTTATAACAAAGCTCGTCAAGCAGCCATTACAGCCGAACTTTCGGAAATTGTATCTGGTTCATCTGCTGTTTAA
- the atpA gene encoding F0F1 ATP synthase subunit alpha gives MQLNASEISNLIKDRIKGFDGAAQSGSEGTVVSIADGIALIHGVSDVMYGEMVQFDENTFGMALNLEQDSVGVVVLGEYEHISEGDKVTCTGRILEVPVGPELNGRVVDGLGRPIDGKGPIDTKLTSPIERIAPGVIDRKSVDEPMMTGIKSIDSMIPVGRGQRELIIGDRQTGKTAIAIDAIISQKNTGVKCVYVAMGQKASTVNNVARKLEEYGAMENTVIVAANASDPAALQYLAAYAGCAMGEYYRDRGEDALIIYDDLTKQAQAYRQISLLLRRPPGREAFPGDVFYLHSRLLERAARVNEDYVERFTNGAVKGKTGSLTALPIIETQAGDVSAFVPTNVISITDGQIFLETSLFTQGIRPAVNAGLSVSRVGGAAQTKAIKKLGGGIRLDLAQYRELAAFAQFASDLDSATKAQLERGKRVTELMKQKQYSPLTIAEMATSLYAANEGYLDDVEVDKVLAFEAALHASLNSDHAELAAKINAKGGWDDEIIAGVKACIQAFKANGVY, from the coding sequence ATGCAATTGAATGCCTCTGAAATCAGCAACCTAATCAAAGACCGTATTAAAGGTTTTGATGGTGCTGCACAGTCTGGCAGTGAAGGAACGGTCGTTAGCATCGCTGACGGTATCGCTCTTATTCACGGCGTCTCAGACGTAATGTATGGCGAGATGGTTCAATTCGACGAAAACACCTTTGGTATGGCTCTTAACTTAGAGCAAGACTCAGTAGGTGTGGTCGTTTTAGGTGAATATGAGCATATCTCTGAAGGTGACAAAGTTACCTGTACTGGTCGTATTTTAGAAGTACCTGTTGGTCCTGAATTAAACGGTCGTGTTGTTGATGGTTTAGGCCGTCCAATCGATGGTAAAGGACCAATTGATACTAAGTTAACATCACCTATTGAACGTATAGCACCCGGTGTTATCGACCGTAAATCGGTTGATGAGCCTATGATGACTGGTATTAAGTCTATCGATTCTATGATCCCAGTGGGTCGTGGACAACGTGAACTTATTATCGGCGACCGTCAAACGGGTAAAACTGCAATCGCAATTGACGCTATTATTTCTCAAAAGAATACTGGTGTTAAATGTGTTTATGTTGCGATGGGGCAAAAAGCTTCAACGGTAAACAACGTAGCACGTAAGCTAGAAGAATATGGCGCAATGGAAAACACAGTGATTGTTGCGGCAAACGCTTCTGATCCAGCTGCTCTTCAGTACCTTGCTGCTTACGCTGGTTGTGCGATGGGTGAATACTATCGTGACCGCGGCGAAGATGCTTTGATCATTTATGATGATTTAACCAAGCAAGCGCAAGCTTACCGTCAAATTTCATTGTTATTACGTCGTCCTCCAGGACGCGAAGCGTTCCCTGGTGATGTATTCTATCTACATTCTCGTTTACTTGAGCGTGCTGCTCGTGTTAACGAAGACTATGTTGAAAGATTTACTAACGGTGCCGTTAAAGGTAAGACTGGTTCATTGACCGCTTTACCAATTATTGAAACCCAAGCGGGTGACGTTTCTGCTTTCGTTCCTACCAACGTAATTTCGATTACTGATGGTCAGATTTTCTTAGAAACGAGTTTGTTTACACAGGGTATTCGTCCTGCTGTTAACGCTGGTTTGTCAGTATCACGTGTTGGTGGTGCAGCTCAAACTAAAGCGATTAAAAAGCTAGGCGGTGGTATTCGTCTTGACTTAGCTCAATACCGTGAATTAGCGGCATTTGCTCAGTTTGCGTCGGATCTAGATTCTGCTACTAAAGCACAGTTAGAGCGTGGTAAACGCGTTACTGAATTGATGAAGCAGAAGCAATATTCTCCACTGACAATTGCTGAGATGGCAACCTCTTTATATGCAGCTAACGAAGGCTACCTTGACGATGTTGAAGTCGATAAAGTGTTAGCGTTTGAAGCAGCATTGCATGCCTCTCTTAACTCAGATCACGCTGAACTTGCTGCCAAAATTAACGCAAAAGGCGGCTGGGATGATGAAATTATTGCAGGTGTAAAAGCATGCATTCAAGCATTCAAAGCAAACGGCGTTTACTAA
- a CDS encoding F0F1 ATP synthase subunit delta, with product MAQLMTIARPYAEAVFALGLEAQKLSEWSEQLDNLATITADEAMSSMIQNPLYSDENILSVYSEVMGGNLTVEGKNLLAVMAENKRLSAIPFVAEAFHVLKAAEEKRVRATVMSAREVTVEQKKQLNAALNAKFDAEVEITYVEDSTLIAGIKIKVGDWVIDGSALSQLNKLGAAIAQ from the coding sequence ATGGCACAATTAATGACAATTGCACGACCTTATGCTGAAGCTGTTTTTGCGCTTGGATTAGAAGCTCAAAAACTATCGGAATGGTCAGAACAACTTGATAATCTTGCGACTATTACTGCTGATGAAGCAATGTCGTCCATGATTCAAAACCCCCTTTACTCCGACGAAAATATTTTGTCTGTTTATTCGGAAGTAATGGGTGGAAACCTGACTGTAGAAGGGAAAAACCTTCTTGCCGTTATGGCTGAAAACAAACGCTTAAGTGCGATTCCTTTTGTAGCTGAGGCTTTTCATGTCTTAAAAGCTGCAGAAGAAAAACGTGTAAGAGCGACTGTTATGTCGGCCCGTGAAGTAACTGTCGAGCAGAAGAAACAATTAAATGCTGCTTTAAATGCTAAGTTTGATGCTGAAGTAGAAATTACTTATGTTGAGGATTCAACTTTAATCGCAGGTATTAAGATTAAGGTCGGTGACTGGGTTATTGACGGCTCAGCACTTTCACAACTGAACAAACTTGGCGCAGCAATCGCCCAATAA
- a CDS encoding F0F1 ATP synthase subunit B — protein MSINATLLIQIIAFVLLIWFVNKVLWGPLSKLMEDRQKKIADGLSAAEKGKHELELAEQRAKEVLKDAKSQAQNILGLAEKRGSEIVEDAKVKAAEEADRIKASAHAEIEQEVSRAREELRKEVAALVVSGAEKILNKEVDAAAHNNMLEALVKSI, from the coding sequence GTGAGTATTAACGCAACGCTTCTCATCCAGATTATTGCATTTGTGCTATTGATTTGGTTTGTGAACAAGGTACTGTGGGGGCCACTTTCAAAGTTAATGGAAGATCGTCAGAAGAAAATCGCTGATGGCCTTTCAGCCGCCGAGAAAGGAAAGCATGAGCTTGAATTAGCCGAACAACGCGCCAAAGAGGTGCTAAAAGACGCTAAATCACAAGCTCAAAATATACTAGGTCTAGCTGAAAAGCGTGGCTCTGAAATCGTAGAAGATGCGAAAGTAAAAGCCGCTGAAGAAGCGGATCGTATTAAAGCTTCCGCCCATGCAGAAATAGAGCAAGAAGTAAGTCGTGCAAGAGAAGAGCTTCGTAAAGAAGTGGCTGCTCTTGTTGTATCTGGTGCAGAAAAAATTCTGAACAAAGAAGTAGATGCAGCAGCGCACAACAACATGCTTGAAGCCTTAGTAAAATCAATCTAA
- the atpE gene encoding F0F1 ATP synthase subunit C codes for MEVTATMIADIYSATAIGVGVILAAAGLGSAIGWGLICSKTLEGIARQPEMRPALMTNMFIFAGLMESFPFIILAFAMWFLFANPFVGAMKAALGA; via the coding sequence ATGGAAGTAACTGCTACTATGATCGCTGATATCTACTCTGCAACTGCTATTGGTGTAGGTGTAATTTTGGCTGCTGCTGGTCTGGGTTCAGCAATTGGTTGGGGTCTAATTTGTTCTAAGACTCTTGAAGGAATTGCACGTCAGCCAGAAATGCGTCCAGCATTAATGACTAACATGTTCATCTTTGCTGGTTTGATGGAATCATTCCCATTCATTATCCTAGCTTTCGCAATGTGGTTCTTGTTCGCAAACCCATTCGTTGGTGCAATGAAAGCCGCTTTAGGAGCTTAA
- the atpB gene encoding F0F1 ATP synthase subunit A — MSAEKMGTVEYIQHHLQNASVCSADNINATTGLCEGFWTFNMDTIIVSFLLGALMIFVSARLGKQLETGKPGGFQNFVESILDFVATNVRDAFPGHNPLIAPLALTIFIWVWLMNFMDLIPVDLVPWLYQLIIGDPHAHLKIVPTTDLNTSLAMAVTVFALILYYNIKIKGLGGFLKMFLFHPFGKFFIPVNVVMTFIEEISKPLSLALRLFGNLFAGELVFLLIALIGGTLAVGAAALFWAPLQILLDFGWLVFHLLVITLQAFIFMVLTIVYLGMAHDEGH, encoded by the coding sequence TTGAGTGCGGAAAAGATGGGAACCGTTGAGTACATACAACATCACTTGCAAAATGCATCTGTATGTAGTGCCGACAATATAAATGCAACAACAGGACTGTGTGAAGGGTTTTGGACATTTAACATGGACACTATCATAGTCAGTTTTTTACTGGGTGCGTTGATGATTTTTGTATCAGCACGTTTAGGTAAGCAACTTGAAACTGGTAAGCCAGGCGGGTTTCAAAACTTTGTTGAATCAATTTTAGACTTTGTAGCTACTAACGTAAGAGATGCATTTCCTGGGCACAACCCATTAATTGCACCTTTAGCCTTAACCATTTTTATTTGGGTTTGGTTAATGAACTTCATGGATTTAATTCCAGTAGATTTAGTGCCATGGTTGTACCAGTTAATTATTGGTGATCCACATGCACATTTAAAAATTGTACCTACCACCGACCTAAACACATCGTTGGCAATGGCAGTTACTGTTTTTGCTCTAATTTTGTACTACAACATCAAAATTAAAGGACTAGGCGGATTTTTAAAAATGTTCCTATTCCATCCGTTTGGTAAATTCTTTATTCCTGTAAACGTAGTAATGACGTTTATTGAAGAAATTTCAAAGCCCCTTTCACTTGCCCTACGTTTGTTCGGTAACCTGTTTGCGGGTGAGTTAGTATTCCTATTAATCGCTTTGATTGGTGGAACGTTAGCAGTGGGTGCCGCTGCATTATTCTGGGCACCTTTACAAATCCTATTAGATTTTGGTTGGTTAGTATTCCACTTGTTGGTTATTACCTTACAAGCCTTTATCTTCATGGTGCTCACAATTGTTTATCTAGGTATGGCTCACGACGAAGGTCATTGA
- a CDS encoding ATP synthase subunit I yields the protein MIDSLKQPLKIQGIIGLVMIAIFAIQGFAVGAAYGFLIGLLNVLMLSFAFSKANKMAEKDPKLGILILYVSAVIRFILLAVLFVLGLSFLDESQAFPVVLTFVLMQLGQLYNLKGKRRLTD from the coding sequence ATGATTGACAGCTTAAAGCAACCCTTAAAAATCCAAGGCATTATTGGTTTGGTTATGATTGCCATATTTGCAATTCAAGGCTTTGCGGTAGGCGCTGCTTATGGGTTTTTAATTGGTCTTCTTAATGTTTTAATGCTAAGTTTTGCATTTAGTAAAGCCAATAAAATGGCCGAAAAAGATCCAAAACTTGGAATACTAATTTTATATGTGAGTGCAGTGATTAGATTTATTCTATTAGCTGTGTTATTTGTTTTAGGGCTGTCTTTCCTGGATGAAAGTCAAGCATTCCCTGTGGTGTTAACATTTGTGTTAATGCAATTGGGACAGCTTTACAATCTAAAGGGTAAAAGACGTTTGACTGACTAA
- a CDS encoding AtpZ/AtpI family protein → MSDIKKESTPQASTEAPKPGLNILLMSAGSIFTSMIIAGFIVGYLLDELFGTMPIFLMLCGVLGFVGGMQKSINFQVD, encoded by the coding sequence ATGAGCGATATTAAAAAAGAATCAACACCCCAAGCGTCAACAGAAGCCCCTAAACCTGGGTTGAATATTCTGTTAATGAGTGCAGGTTCTATTTTTACCTCAATGATTATTGCTGGGTTTATTGTAGGGTATCTTTTAGATGAACTTTTTGGCACCATGCCCATATTTTTAATGTTGTGTGGTGTACTGGGGTTTGTGGGCGGAATGCAAAAATCCATAAACTTTCAAGTCGATTAA